A stretch of DNA from Methylosinus sp. LW4:
GATCCGTTAATCGCTGAGCGGACGCGCGTCGGCCCGCCGACGCCTGTCCGCCCAGAGCTTTTTGGTTTTGCAGATTTTCTCGGAAAGCCGGTTCCCGCTTTTCCGAAATCCTGCATAGACGACGGAGCCCTTCATGGCCACGTTCCACTTCGAACTCGTCTCTCCCGAGAAGCTTCTGTTCTCGGGTGAGGTGGACGCCGTCGTCGCCCCCGGCGCCGAGGGCGTGTTCACGGTTCTCAAAGACCATGCGCCGGTGATGACGGTGCTGAAGCCCGGCGTCGTCGAGATCGACGGGGCAGGCAAGAAAGAAAAGCTGTTCGTGCGCGGCGGCTTCGCCGATGTCGGGCTCGGCGGCTTCACCATTCTGGCCGAATACGCCATTCCGGTGGCCGAGCTCGACGCCGCCAAGATCGACGCCGATATCAAGGACGCCAGCGAGGATGTGGCCGACGCCAAATCCGACGAGGCGCGCCGCCTCGCCTCGGAGAAGCTGGGCCAGCTCCAGGAGCTGAAGGCCGCTCTCGGCCTCTGACGCAAATCGGCGCCTGGAGCCTGTCTCCAGGCGCCGGCCGCGCTCTTATGTGCAATGCGAGCCTGAAGGCTCGCGGTCCAGCGCTCGCCTCGGACCGTGAGCCTTCAGGCTCGTTTCTTTTTGTCGGGGCAGGGTGGCGCTTACTTCAAGAACTGCGCGCCGTCGAGCTCGTGCCGCAGCTCGAAGCTGCGGAACTGCGTGAAGATCGGCGCGATCCAGGCTTTGAGCGCGGCGCGAATGACGATCGACATGTCCGGCGGCGGCGAGACCAGCATGCGGCTCAGCGACAGATCCGGCTCGTCCAGAGTCTTCGCCACCGCGCCGTCCAGCGCGCCGATGAGGAAACGGCGCGTCGTCGGATATTGTCCCAGCGTCTCATGGGCATAGGCGCCGAGCGGCGCGGCGCCTTCATTCTGCACGATCAGCATGGGAAGATCGGGCCATGCCGCCGACAGCGATTTCGCGCTGGCGAGAGCGGAGTCGGTGTGGTCGGCATGGAACAGCAGGATCGGCTGGACGCCGCGCGCCCGCGCCTCCTCGACAAAGCCGATCTCCTTCACCGTCTTGAAGAAACGGTCATAGGCGCGCTGCCAGACATCGACGATCTTGGGCGTCCCGTCATCGATCAGCAACCGATCGAACAAGGAGATTTGTCCGCGTATGTCGGCCGTGTCGATGACGCGCGCGCGGTCCGGGAACCATTCGTGGTAGCGCGGCGCATGCGGATCGGTGTCGAAGCCTTCGACCTCGGTGAGGCGCGAGAGATAGAAGTCCGTCAGCAGCCGCGCGGTCGTCGAAACGCCCGAACGCGGATGCGGGGAACAGGCGACGAACACCAAAGTGCGTCGACTCATCTCTCACTCTCTCGGCGCCGCCCGAGGCTCTCTGTTTTGCCGCTCAACCACGTTCGGCGCTATGCGCCCTCCCTGCCGGCGATCCGATCCAGCAGATGGATGCGGTCGAACTCGTCGGCGATCCTGTTCTGCCAGGTGCGGACATAGCCGCGAAGGACGAAGGAATGGTCCGCCGGCTCCCCTTCCGCCGTCCGATTGGCGACGAAGGTGGAAAAAGGCGCGCCGGCGATCTCCACCTGCTCATAGGACAATTCGTTGAGCTTGGGGATGGTGATCTCGCCCGCCGTCACCACTTTCTCGAAATATTTGCGGTGCGTCACCGGGTCCCATTCGAAAAATGTGGTGTCGTTGACATGGTTCTTGACGAGGAAATAGTCCGCGTCCTCGACATAGGGCGCGACTTCTGCGATTTCGTCGAGCGAGGCGATGGACGATCCGAGCACATGGAACAGAATGAAGCCGACCTCACCTTCCGCCACAGCATCGAGAAAGCCCGTGTCCTGCAGCGCCTGCAGGGCCGGCTCCAGCCCGCCGGCGCGAACGTCGACGACGCTGACCTTCACCTGAGCCGTGGCCAGAGTGTCGATGATCTTCATCTGGTCCGAGGTCGAGGTGAGATCGACGACATTGGTCTGGTCGGGGTGAAAGCGATAGAGCGTGCCGCGCGGCGTCTCCGTGTCGAAGGCCCGGGTCAAGACGTTGTTGGCGGCGAGATAGTCGAGCAGCACGCGCGCGATCGTCGTCTTGCCCACGCCGCCCTTGTCCGCTCCGACCAGAATGAGCGTCGGCCGACCTCTCGGAGGGGCGAGCGGGGGAGTCTTCTCCCGCGCGACCGGCGGCCGCTCCTCACGCGCCGAACTCTGCTTGGTTTCTTTGGTCGGTCTTTGAGCCATGGCCTAGCACCTATATCGCTCGCGCCCGCTTTCGGGCGGCAGGAACATAAAACTCTTACCATTTATGAGTCGGGCGCGCCGAGCCTTTTCTCGCCCCGGGGAGCGCGATCGCGGCCTTTTCCGCCCATACCACTAATGGCGTTTGTAGTTTTTCCGGGCGCCAGCTTATCTTATAGTGAATTGACATTCACGCGACCTCGAATAAGTAGGTCTCACATTTTCGAAGGATTGCGGTTCGTGACGAG
This window harbors:
- a CDS encoding F0F1 ATP synthase subunit epsilon gives rise to the protein MATFHFELVSPEKLLFSGEVDAVVAPGAEGVFTVLKDHAPVMTVLKPGVVEIDGAGKKEKLFVRGGFADVGLGGFTILAEYAIPVAELDAAKIDADIKDASEDVADAKSDEARRLASEKLGQLQELKAALGL